Genomic window (Rhodothermia bacterium):
TTCTTTTTTCTTAGCCCTCTTTCTGGTGTGGCTCTTGCCTAAACGTAGTCTTGCCCAGCAAAATTTGCCAGATACGGGCATTTCGGGAGTGTACGAAGTGATGATGGGCGTGAAAAACAAAGCCGAAGCCATCCGCTACTTCGCCGAGTTTGGCTTTTCGGTCGTGGATAGCGCTCGGATTTCTGCGGATCGGGCGCGGGCGCTGTACAACGTGCCTTCCGCATTGACCTCGTACCGCTTGCAAAATGGTGACGTGGATAGCCACGGCTTATTGCGTCTCTTCGTTTGGGATCAACCTCTGGGAAACGGTGTAGGATACACGACGCCAGAAACCATTGGATCGCGCATGGCCGTGATGAAAACCAACGATATTATGCGGCTTTATGACCTTTATTCCGCCGCACGCAATGCCAAGCAACCTTGGCTCCCAACTGAACCGATTGCAGATGATTTATTTGGCCTAAATAAAGAAAATAAATTTGATTTCTTTAAACGACCAATCTTGGTGAGGGAAAATGCCGTATATGGCGAGTTTTTTAACCACGTATTTTTCCAACGGTACGGTTATCATATCGAAGGATATGGCACAATTAACCCCAAAGCGCCCCTTAAAACCAGCGAATTTACGCACCACGATTTCTTTATCAAAGCCGATAACATGGAGGCAATTTCCTACCTTTCGACTGCATTGGGACTCAAAGCCGAAGGCCCGCCCGAAGTTGATGGCGATTGGCTAAAAGGCCCTAAGCGCGTTTTTATGATGGAAGATGGCTATACCCATTGGTATCAAGGTTTTGTGTCGCCCAACAATATTTGTGGAAAACTCAAGTTTTTTATCCCTCGTGCCCCCAAGCCAGATCGCTCCCAACACCAACGCATCGGGGAATTGGGCATTACACTCCATTCTTTTTATGTGCCAGACCTCAAAAAAGTGCATGATTTAGTACTGACAGATAAACGCTTAAAAGCCACTTCCATTCAAAAAAATGAATTTGGCGAATTGAGCTTTGTATTTTCGGATCAAACAGGCTGTACATGGCAAATTATCGAAAAAAAATCAGTAAGAAAACAACCTGTAAAAGTGCTTAAAATGGAATTTCCAAATGAATAAAGAAAAAGAATTGGCTAAGCCATTCTCGTTAAAACCAATTTCCCGATCTAGTTTGTTGTAAAACACGAACATTCATCCATCATGACGCTAACCCCACAACCCGCCCTTGAGCTATTTCGTACCTGCATTACGGGCGACTTCGACAATCAAAAACAAGTGGCGGCGGAACGCGCTTCAGGCACACAAGTTCACCCATTTGCACGACATATCAACCGAATTGCCGATGCGAAAATCCAAAACGCACCGCCAAGAAATGGCTTCTGGCTGATCGAAGAAAGTTATTACACCTATCCCGATGGCAGCGAGAAAATAAACCACCACCTTTTCTTTTTTGAGGAGGTACATCCAGAAGCCGTGCGCCTCTATGCCTATCAATTACCCGCCACGTTACCCATGTCGCAACTGACGAACGATAACCCGAACCTTGTAATTAATTTTCTTAGCCTTCAAATAAGTCCCCGTTTTGCACCTGCGGAATATGGCTTAAAAGCAGGGACTTTTACCCTTAATGCCACAAATGACTGGGGAAATGGGCTTCGGTTTACACTAATCGAAACCATTAACCGCGACCGTTTAGAAGTGATGGAGCTGCTGGAAAAGGACGGCACACGACTTACGCCTTACGATACGCCCATCCTGTATGAACGCCATTAACCCATCTCTTCTGTGTCCTAAAACCGAATTCACCCATGAGCGCCAACTGCCTTTACCACGTCCGAAACCCCAGAACAGGCGAATTTGACTACACCTTTGCCTTGCCAACGCGCACCAAATTGCAGAAAGAAGCCCAAAGACTCCGGCAAAACCAAACAACATGGCAGCAAAAAGGCATTGACCATCGGATAACAATTTTGAAGACATGGAAAACAAGCATTCACAAGTACTTAGCAGAAATCACAGAAGCGCTCACGATAGATACGGGCAGGTTCCATGAAAGCGAGTTAGAAGCCAAACTTATTGCCCAAAGTATAGATCGTTGGTGTAGCCTTGCATCCGAGTTTTTTGCCCCTTCCGCCGATAAAACCGCCGCAATTCCCTTCATCCACATCAAGCAAGACCTTCAGCCCTACCCCTTGGTCGGCGTGATTAGCCCCTGGAATTTTCCGCTTTTATTGGCATTGATAGATACTTTGCCCGCTCTTTTAGCAGGTTGTAGCGTCATCATCAAGCCGAGCGAAGTAACGCCACGTTTCATCGAACCCATTATGCGCTCCATCCAAAACGTACCCGAATTGGCAGGCGTTTTGTCTTTTGTGGCCGGTGATGGTAAAACGGGCGCGGATTTATTGAAAGAGGTGGATTTGCTTTGTTTTACGGGAAGTGTTGCGACAGGAAAGCGCGTCTATGCGGCCTGCGCCAAGCATTTTATACCGTGCTTCCTCGAATTGGGCGGAAAAGACCCCGCCTTGGTGTTTGAAGGCGCAGACCTCGACTTGGCAACGTCTTCAATATTATGGGGAAGCACCGTGAATTGCGGGCAATCCTGCCTCTCCATTGAGCGTGTCTATGTGCAGGAATCCATTGCCGAACCGTTTTTGACAGTCCTAAAAGCCAAAGTAGAGGCCGTACAATTGGCATTTCCCACCGTTTCCGATGGTCAGATTGGGCCTGTGATTTCAGACCGGCAAGTGAACATTCTCAATGCACATTTACAAGATGCAGTGGAAAAAGGCGCAGTGTTGGTGACTGGAAATGCACAATGCGAGCAAAAAAACGGCGGTTGGTATTGCCGCCCCACAATTTTGACGAATGTAAATCACAACATGAAGGTGATGACCGAAGAAACCTTCGGCCCTATTATCCCTGTGATGACCTTCAAAACCG
Coding sequences:
- a CDS encoding aldehyde dehydrogenase family protein; this encodes MSANCLYHVRNPRTGEFDYTFALPTRTKLQKEAQRLRQNQTTWQQKGIDHRITILKTWKTSIHKYLAEITEALTIDTGRFHESELEAKLIAQSIDRWCSLASEFFAPSADKTAAIPFIHIKQDLQPYPLVGVISPWNFPLLLALIDTLPALLAGCSVIIKPSEVTPRFIEPIMRSIQNVPELAGVLSFVAGDGKTGADLLKEVDLLCFTGSVATGKRVYAACAKHFIPCFLELGGKDPALVFEGADLDLATSSILWGSTVNCGQSCLSIERVYVQESIAEPFLTVLKAKVEAVQLAFPTVSDGQIGPVISDRQVNILNAHLQDAVEKGAVLVTGNAQCEQKNGGWYCRPTILTNVNHNMKVMTEETFGPIIPVMTFKTEAEALSLANGTIFGLSAAVFAKDWETAYRIGQHIEAGAISINECALTSMVHDGEKQSFKASGIGGTRMGAAAIKRFMKQRAFLIKKEAIPSPWWF